The DNA segment ACCGTTGCCAAGAACATCGATTTAGCTTGGTTAGCTTGCTCTGCAGCTGTCGCCATATTTTGTAATGAACGCTCCATTTTAACCCGTGCGCTGATATCCACTAAAACACAGATAGCCACATCTTCATTTTGATAACGTGAATTAACAAAGCTTATTTGTAGATGATTACGATTGTTGGTCACAACATCGACCATATTGCTACTTTTTTCAGCAATAATAGAGAGGATATTTTGTTTATCGCTATGGCTAAGTAAACGAAAATAGTTATGTGCGAGTTCGTTACTTAGAATAATCATACCGTCACGTATTCTAAGAATACTGATCCCGACTGGCGCTGATGCCACAATCTTATGATTAAACTGCTCGTGCTCTTCTAGACGAGAAGCATTATTTTCAGCTGGGGAGAATATTTTTCTCTCAAATATCCATACAAAGATAAAAATCATAATGGCTGAAATAATATTTAAGATCAGCGCATTAAAAATCGTGAATTTAAATTCATTTAAAATTTGTTTGAGTGGTAATGAATACACCACACTAAAGGATGAAGGCAATAATTTACGCTTAGCAACTAAGTCACTAAAATCTTCATCAAAACCAAAATAAGGGGCGCTAACATCAGGGACTTGTTTAACTGTATGATAGTTATTTTCTGCAGGATAGCTTAAAACCGTGGTATTTCGACTATTAAGAAGATGAATTGAAATCACTCTGTCTTTAGCTGGAGAAAAATATTCAAGACGGATAGCCCTTTCAATACCAATCAGACCAATAAATTTACCTGATGCATAAACTGGCGACATAACATATAAAATGCCACTATCCCCTTTTGCATCTGGCACTATCCAATATTGGTTTACTTCTTTGCCTTGCGCGCGTTGATTAATATAATTACGTGTGTTCTCGTAAACCATTTTCTTCAGCATTTCAGTATCAACAGGCGACGCTCGTAAAGGAAAGTTAATCATACACATGCTATGAGAACCGACCATAAAGACTTGGTTTATCCCTTGCAGCGCAGGAGTGTTATCTTTCCAATAATATAAGATGCTGTTAAATGAGCGAAAATAGTTGTTCGTTTGTCCTTTAAATAATTCACAATCCGCAGTGTCATTCAGTTTATGAAGTGAAAAAGGACCTTCATAAAATAATGAATTTTTCATCCCCGGATTTAAATTGATCTGTTCTTGATGTCGTTCTGCGAGGTATTGTAAATCACGGATGGTGCCAGAGGTTTGCCTAAAGAAGCCAAGGAGATTGGTGTAGTTATTACTATACTCTTGCCGAATATCTGACTTAGTATCATTGAAAATATTGATGAGGTAAAACATGGTTAGCAATGCCCCCATCGCCCACAACATAATACCTAATATGCGAAAAAGGTAGCGGGAAATTTTTAACGATGTTTTAAAGGACGAGAGATATCTCAAACAACCACCCTAATCAATATTCCTACCGCACTAGAAACTTATTCTATTCTAGCAGAAGTTACCGTATGTCTGAATGATATGATCTTTATCATCAGGATAATTATTTCTGATGATGCACTGATCCTACCTCATAAAAAAAGCAGGCAATTATGCCTGCTTTCATTTATTTATACATCACAATAATGATAAATACTATTCTTCGTCCGCATCATCTGCTAAATCTGGATCTGGCGCTTCCGATGACTCTTCGTTAATAACCTCATTAACTTCGTCATCATCTAATGCATCGTCTTCATCTTCAACACGTTGCAAGCCAACAACCAATTCACCTTCTGTTGTACGAATTAAGGTAACACCTTGTGTATTACGTCCAACAATGCTGACTTCTGAAACTCGTGTACGAACTAACGTACCCGCATTCGTGATCATCATAATCTGGTCAGTTTCTTCAACTTGAATTGCGCCAACAACTTTACCGTTACGCTCACTAACTTTAATGGAGATAACGCCTTGTGTTGCACGATTCTTCGTTGGATATTCGCCTTGAGCAGTACGTTTACCATAACCATTTTCAGTAACAGTTAAGATATCACCATCACCGCGAGGAATAATAAGTGAAACCACTTTATCGTCATCGCTGAGTTTCATACCACGAACACCTGTCGCAGTACGACCCATTGGGCGAACACAATCTTCTGCAAAGCGAACCACTTTACCATCCGCAGAGAACAACATAACTTCGTTAGTGCTATCGGTTAAATCAACACCGATTAACTCATCGCCTTCATTTAAATTAACGGCAATGATACCTGCACTACGAGGACGGCTGAAATCTTGCAGAGGTGTTTTCTTCACAGTTCCGCTTGCGGTTGCCATAAAGACAAACTTACCTTCTTCATACTCTCTTACTGGCAAAATAGCGGTAATACGTTCATTTTGCTCAAGAGGTAATAAGTTGATAATTGGACGACCACGAGCGCCGCGACTTGCTTCTGGTAACTGGTAAACTTTCATCCAGTAGAGACGACCACGGCTTGAGAAGCATAAAATCGTGTCATGGGTGTTAGCCACCAATAGACGATCGATAAAGTCTTCTTCTTTAATTCTTGCTGCTGATTTACCTTTACCGCCACGACGCTGTGCTTCGTAATCAGTAAGTGGCTGATATTTAACGTAACCTTGATGAGAAAGTGTCACAACAACATTTTCTTCATTGATCAAGTCTTCGATATTAATATCTGCTGTATTTTCAGTGATCTCAGTACGACGAGGATCGTTATATTGATCTTTAATCGCATTTAGCTCTTCACGAATGACTTCCATCAGACGCTCAGGGCTTCTTAAGATATGCAATAGCTCAGCAATTTGGAGTAATAACTCACGATATTCATCTAACAGTTTTTCATGTTCAAGACCTGTCAGTTTCTGCAAGCGCAGATCCAAAATAGCTTGAGCTTGTTGCTCTGTTAGATAGTACTTACCGTCATGCACGCCATATTGTGGCTCTAACCATTCAGGACGAGCAACATTGCTGTCGCCAGCACGCTCTAACATGGTAGAAACGCTACCTAAATCCCAAGGTTGTGCAATTAACGCCGCTTTTGCTTCTGCTGGATTTGGTGCTTGACGGATCATTTCAATAACTGGGTCAATGTTCGCCAAAGCAACAGCCAGTGCTTCTAAGATATGCGCGCGGTCGCGTGCTTTGCGTAATTCGTAAATCGTACGACGAGTAACAACTTCACGACGATGACGAATAAAGGCAGAGATAATTTCTTTTAAATTTAATAATTTTGGCTGCCCTTGGTGAAGCGCAACCATATTAATACCAAAAGAAACCTGCATTTGTGTTTGTGAGAATAAGTGATTTAATACCACTTCACCCACAGCATCACGTTTGATTTCAACGACAATACGCATACCGTCTTTATCAGACTCGTCACGTAAGCCGCTAATACCTTCTATACGCTTATCTTTAACAAGCTCTGCAATTTTTTCAATTAAGCGAGCTTTATTCACCTGATAAGGAATTTCTGTCACGATAATCGTTTCGCGACCTGTTTTCTCATCAGTTTCGATATCAGCCTGAGCACGGATATAGATTTTTCCGCGACCAGTACGGTAAGCATCTAAAATTCCTCTGCGACCATTAATAATAGCGGCAGTCGGGAAATCAGGCCCCGTAATATGTTCCATCAGCTCTTCAATCGTGATGTCTTCGTTATCAACGTAAGCAAGGCAGCCGTCGATAACTTCGCCTAGGTTATGTGGAGGAATATTTGTTGCCATCCCTACCGCAATCCCTGAAGAACCATTGACTAGCAAGTTTGGAATACGGGTTGGCATTACTGCCGGAATATGTTCTGTTCCATCATAGTTAGGAACAAAATCAACCGTTTCTTTTTCCAAATCCGCCAGCAGTTCATGGGCGATTTTCGCCATACGAACTTCGGTATAACGCATTGCAGCCGCCGAGTCACCATCAACTGACCCGAAGTTACCCTGCCCGTCAACCAACATGTAACGCATAGAAAAAGGCTGTGCTAAACGAACAATCGTTTCATAAACAGCACTGTCCCCGTGCGGGTGATATTTACCGATAACATCCCCAACAACACGGGCTGATTTTTTATAAGGTTTATTCCAATCGTTTCCTAGTACATTCATCGCGAAAAGCACTCGGCGGTGTACTGGCTTCAGTCCGTCTCGAACATCGGGTAATGCGCGTCCTACAATAACAGACATCGCATAATCCAAATATGAGCTTTTTAGCTCTTCTTCGATATTAACTGGTGTGATTTCTCTGGCAATGTCGCTCATGGAGCCACTGTCCCTCATACTACGGATTCAAAGGTTTAGAACTATACCACAAATCGCCAATTTTTGGAAAAAGGAAACAACTAAATTAATGATCCTTTCGCTATTCTCTTCGATTTCACCGTCTAACGTTGGTAGAATCATGGCAATATGAAAATAGGAGTAATACTTTCTGATGAATGATAAAACAACCTCTTTACATGCTAACGTGGATCAGCATGAAATCGACAAGTTTGAAAGCGTCGCATCACGGTGGTGGGATCTTGAAGGTGAATTTAAGCCATTACACCGCATCAACCCACTAAGACTCAACTATATTCAAGAACGCGCAGACGGCCTATTTGGAAAAAAAGTCCTAGATGTCGGTTGTGGTGGCGGTATTTTGTCTGAAAGTATGGCATGTACGGGAGCTGAAGTGACGGGTCTTGATATGGGAACAGAACCATTACAAGTCGCACGTTTGCACTCGCTGGAATCAGGTATTCCTGTCACTTACATTCAAGATACTGTTGAAAACCATGCAAATGAAAACCCACAAGCTTACGACGTCGTTACCTGTATGGAGATGTTAGAGCACGTTCCTGACCCATCTTCTGTTGTAAGAGCCTGTGCAAAATTGGTAAAACCGGGTGGGCATGTTTTCTTCTCAACCATCAATCGCAATAAAAAAGCGTGGCTAATGCTGGTCGTAGGTGCGGAGTATATTCTGAATATGGTACCTAAAGGCACACATGATGCTAATAAGTTTATTCGCCCATCAGAATTACTGAGTTGGGTCGATGAAACCGATTTACGCAGCAAAAATATGATTGGTTTACATTATAACCCAATCACCGACAAATTCCGATTAGCGCCAAATGTTGATGTGAATTATATGGTGCACACACAATCGACACATAACTCGAATTCATGAAACTGAAAGTTTGATTTGGTTTAATAAAACATCAAACGATCACATTTTTTAAAATTGACTTTACATCATTGTCACTTGAATTTGTGTTTCTTACTGCCTGTATTTATGCAGGGTACAGGCAGTTGTTAAAAAATTTATCCCCTATTTATCCACAGAAACAATCAGATTTGTACACTTGATCAATCTCTCAATTACCTTTATCTTGTTATCACCATTTGAACCAACCCCTATATATTGTGTTTCCTTAAATTTCACACCACAAGACTCCTTGACACTAATTGTCATCGGGAGCGTTTTTTTGCGGTATAAAATTTCAGGTAACACTAATGCAAGAAAGGTGCATCGCTCATGAATCACAGCCTGCTCGTCACAAAACGTGATGGTCATAAAGAACGCATTGACTTAGACAAAATTCACCGTGTTATCGCCTGGGCCGCTGAAGGTCTAGAAAATGTCTCTGTATCTCAAGTTGAATTACGTTCTCAGATTCAGTTTTATGATGGTATCAAAACTGCTGATATCCATGAAACGCTGGTAAAAGCTGCTGCAGACTTAATCTCTGGTGAAACGCCTGATTATCAGTATCTCGCTGCCCGTCTTGCCGTATTTAATTTACGTAAAAAAGCGTATGGCCAATTTGAGCCACCAGCACTGTATGATCACGTTAAAAAATTAGTCGATTTAGGCAAATACG comes from the Proteus appendicitidis genome and includes:
- the ubiG gene encoding bifunctional 2-polyprenyl-6-hydroxyphenol methylase/3-demethylubiquinol 3-O-methyltransferase UbiG, producing the protein MNDKTTSLHANVDQHEIDKFESVASRWWDLEGEFKPLHRINPLRLNYIQERADGLFGKKVLDVGCGGGILSESMACTGAEVTGLDMGTEPLQVARLHSLESGIPVTYIQDTVENHANENPQAYDVVTCMEMLEHVPDPSSVVRACAKLVKPGGHVFFSTINRNKKAWLMLVVGAEYILNMVPKGTHDANKFIRPSELLSWVDETDLRSKNMIGLHYNPITDKFRLAPNVDVNYMVHTQSTHNSNS
- the rcsC gene encoding two-component system sensor histidine kinase RcsC, with protein sequence MRYLSSFKTSLKISRYLFRILGIMLWAMGALLTMFYLINIFNDTKSDIRQEYSNNYTNLLGFFRQTSGTIRDLQYLAERHQEQINLNPGMKNSLFYEGPFSLHKLNDTADCELFKGQTNNYFRSFNSILYYWKDNTPALQGINQVFMVGSHSMCMINFPLRASPVDTEMLKKMVYENTRNYINQRAQGKEVNQYWIVPDAKGDSGILYVMSPVYASGKFIGLIGIERAIRLEYFSPAKDRVISIHLLNSRNTTVLSYPAENNYHTVKQVPDVSAPYFGFDEDFSDLVAKRKLLPSSFSVVYSLPLKQILNEFKFTIFNALILNIISAIMIFIFVWIFERKIFSPAENNASRLEEHEQFNHKIVASAPVGISILRIRDGMIILSNELAHNYFRLLSHSDKQNILSIIAEKSSNMVDVVTNNRNHLQISFVNSRYQNEDVAICVLVDISARVKMERSLQNMATAAEQANQAKSMFLATVSHELRTPLYGIIGNLELLQSLTQSDDTARLLKTMDNSSSLLLKIISDILDFSKIESKQLKIDIKPFNCRQVLSFVISNYLPLIAKKDLAIYCFIEPDVPKIVNSDPVRVQQVISNLLNNSIKFTTTGCITLHLYKDDYYLYFDIHDTGRGISDKALHELFEPFFQVSQNTESASEGTGLGLAICEKLINLMDGDISVVSQENIGSRFTVRIPLYGALDEIESSFKRNIYKENNVRCFIDIKNLYLEGFIGRYLRYFGLSCELLTEEVVLSSTDFIITDYDVPRKDNCQFIRINEHYLEPSKKIAENVWVCSTYKLNELTKIILQLPQTKVEANCVEMVAQDTDCHLQTLTVLIVDDHPINRLLLTDQLKKIGFNTATAEDGCDALTYLAKNHVDIVLTDVNMPNMNGYQLATHIREMGSNMPVIGVTANAIAEEKQRCIDAGMNDCVSKPVSLSILREVLVKYIPKE
- the gyrA gene encoding DNA topoisomerase (ATP-hydrolyzing) subunit A, which translates into the protein MSDIAREITPVNIEEELKSSYLDYAMSVIVGRALPDVRDGLKPVHRRVLFAMNVLGNDWNKPYKKSARVVGDVIGKYHPHGDSAVYETIVRLAQPFSMRYMLVDGQGNFGSVDGDSAAAMRYTEVRMAKIAHELLADLEKETVDFVPNYDGTEHIPAVMPTRIPNLLVNGSSGIAVGMATNIPPHNLGEVIDGCLAYVDNEDITIEELMEHITGPDFPTAAIINGRRGILDAYRTGRGKIYIRAQADIETDEKTGRETIIVTEIPYQVNKARLIEKIAELVKDKRIEGISGLRDESDKDGMRIVVEIKRDAVGEVVLNHLFSQTQMQVSFGINMVALHQGQPKLLNLKEIISAFIRHRREVVTRRTIYELRKARDRAHILEALAVALANIDPVIEMIRQAPNPAEAKAALIAQPWDLGSVSTMLERAGDSNVARPEWLEPQYGVHDGKYYLTEQQAQAILDLRLQKLTGLEHEKLLDEYRELLLQIAELLHILRSPERLMEVIREELNAIKDQYNDPRRTEITENTADINIEDLINEENVVVTLSHQGYVKYQPLTDYEAQRRGGKGKSAARIKEEDFIDRLLVANTHDTILCFSSRGRLYWMKVYQLPEASRGARGRPIINLLPLEQNERITAILPVREYEEGKFVFMATASGTVKKTPLQDFSRPRSAGIIAVNLNEGDELIGVDLTDSTNEVMLFSADGKVVRFAEDCVRPMGRTATGVRGMKLSDDDKVVSLIIPRGDGDILTVTENGYGKRTAQGEYPTKNRATQGVISIKVSERNGKVVGAIQVEETDQIMMITNAGTLVRTRVSEVSIVGRNTQGVTLIRTTEGELVVGLQRVEDEDDALDDDEVNEVINEESSEAPDPDLADDADEE